From a region of the Triticum aestivum cultivar Chinese Spring chromosome 7D, IWGSC CS RefSeq v2.1, whole genome shotgun sequence genome:
- the LOC123167210 gene encoding putative cyclin-dependent kinase F-2: protein MRQGGAGRMHESGIVHRDIKPGNILVGGEGVVKICELGLAISMASATPPRRQAGTLWYMAPEMLLGKPDYDELVDAWSLGCVMAELFAGEPLFPGHSATDQLLRIYRVLGVSHKPCGTGQKLLAHRGGSRLRELFPEESPSRDGFEVLEGLLTCNPGERLSAGHGLLAPPTSQLQPRRMRARPPFYLITWECISIPPMYKDDFFWDCVFFWCLKIELASVTSIQTG from the exons ATGCGGCAGGGCGGCGCCGGGAGAATGCACGAGAGCGGCATCGTCCACAGGGACATCAAGCCCGGGAACATcctcgtcggcggcgagggcgtGGTGAAGATATGTGAACTCGGTCTGGCCATTTCCATGGCGAGCGCGACGCCGCCGCGCCGTCAGGCCGGCACGCTCTGGTACATGGCTCCCGAGATGCTCCTGGGGAAGCCGGACTACGACGAGCTCGTGGACGCCTGGTCGCTCGGCTGCGTCATGGCGGAGCTGTTCGCCGGCGAGCCATTGTTCCCTGGCCACAGCGCGACCGACCAGCTCCTGAGAATCTACCGCGTGCTCGGTGTTAGCCATAAGCCATGTGG CACGGGGCAGAAGCTGCTGGCCCACCGAGGCGGCAGCCGGCTTCGTGAGTTGTTCCCCGAGGAGAGCCCGTCGCGCGACGGCTTCGAGGTATTAGAGGGGCTCCTCACGTGCAACCCCGGTGAGCGTCTGTCAGCGGGCCATGGTTTGCTAGCACCGCCGACGTCCCAGCTTCAGCCGCGTAGGATGCGTGCTCGACCACCATTCTATCTCATCACTTGGGAATGCATTTCCATTCCTCCAATGTACAAAGATGATTTCTTTTGGGACTGTGTGTTCTTCTGGTGCCTGAAAATAGAACTTGCATCAGTCACTTCCATCCAGACGGGTTAG
- the LOC123165771 gene encoding DNA repair protein REV1 isoform X2, with protein sequence MSTSSGRRSSPPARPEASSSGQKRARGDDDPGTSLVSNPDSASASAPAPAQNPRRGFASSPFADFGSYMSAKNSKLSAQFDADASTSAAPGALFAGVSIFIDGFTVPSSQELKEIMLNNGGRFVNYFSRHTVTHIICTHLPESKMRNMRAFSKGLPVVKPGWVVDSLAENRLLSWVPYQISQHNSSSRKQMKLSAFFSGKQNGIRYQSNQNDENKDLEFQTSSAQEGSRDQTESCEQEGPLLNVEVAEDSLSSDEHRVPLMNVEVAEDSLSSDEHEVPLMNVEVAEDSLSSDEHGVSTFEERDGEDFAVDEDDNACKIAFSESMDNDMDPKLHVAQSPDATSRCSDVCGTGSVGSHLSIGSLEKDTAKSSSRSHSTLTDPNFVENYFKHSRLHFIGTWRNRYRKRFSNLPGAKSSKGNNDHSGKKKTIIHIDMDCFFVSVVIRNRPELHDKPVAVCHSDNPKGTAEISSANYPARNYGIKAGMFVRDAKARCPHLTVVPYNFDAYGEVADQFYGILHKYCTKVQALSCDEAFLDMTECLHDNPEEVTERMRNEIFGTTKCTASAGIAENRLLARLATRSAKPNGQLFISSEKVDDYLSTLPIKALPGIGYTVSDKLKSKEVEHCGQLRNISKDALHKDFGKKISNMLWNYCRGIDHSVVEAVQETKSVGAEVNWGVRFNENKDADNFLVNLSREVSLRLQGCGLQGRTITLKVKTRRKGAGEPLKFMGCGDCETMSRSTTMTGATDNLVTLQRIARQLFAALHVDVKEVRGVGLKMSKLEHADLGRGAQQGNMLKSWLGSSSEKLKKQCSERTCFLGNSDGAGATTSEVRNLGSSRPSLTGVASHLSKVKLTSGRSTRVHAAELPPLSELDLEVLKNLPPEIISEMNDMYKGELHGFLGTIKGDEGKESNSKSCVLPAVNQNSVPVCNARLHQYGERTDSMHLEKRNNIKGASDQEVQTAHASCSRANELIDTESVTRLDFMPNSLSQADFTVLQELPEDVRADLFNVIPLHRPIDPTCCTSNVTENKSLKNGGTDDPKNPVICVLPGSSQKWAEQFRVSSSLLLNAIAEQHANSISSQPLSSILEHVASLLPLCPTSGSEEWSDTLSRLSVLLTEYIHLKVDSDIEELYKCFLLLKRFSSASELFLELHNSILPLLQDSITQHYGGTLRL encoded by the exons ATGAGCACCTCCTCCGGccgccgctcctcgccgccggcgaggccgGAGGCCTCCTCGTCCGGCCAGAAGCGGGCGAGGGGCGACGACGATCCCGGCACGTCGCTCGTTTCCAACCCcgactccgcctccgcctccgcccccgcccccgcccagaACCCTCGCCGGGGCTTTGCCTCCTCCCCGTTCGCCGACTTCGGGAGCTACATGTCCGCGAAGAACAGCAAGCTCTCCGCACAGTTCGACGCCGACGCCTCCACCTCCGCCGCGCCCGGGGCCCTGTTCGCGGGCGTCTCCATCTTCATCGACGGCTTCACCGTCCCCTCTAGCCAG GAGCTGAAGGAGATTATGCTGAACAACGGAGGCCGGTTTGTCAACTACTTCTCGAGGCACACGGTGACCCACATCATCTGCACGCACCTCCCGGAGAGCAAAATGCGGAACATGAG AGCATTCAGCAAGGGTCTTCCTGTTGTCAAGCCGGGGTGGGTGGTGGATTCCCTTGCAGAGAACCGGCTCCTCAGCT GGGTTCCATACCAAATAAGTCAGCATAATTCTTCAAGCCGAAAGCAGATGAAGCTTTCTGCTTTCTTTTCTGGGAAACAAAATGGAATACGGTATCAGAGCAATCAAAATGATGAAAACAAAGACCTTGAGTTCCAAACTTCTTCTGCTCAGGAGGGATCACGTGACCAAACTGAGTCTTGTGAACAGGAAGGGCCATTACTGAATGTGGAGGTAGCAGAAGACTCACTATCCTCAGATGAACATAGAGTTCCATTAATGAATGTGGAGGTAGCAGAGGACTCACTATCCTCAGATGAACATGAAGTTCCACTGATGAATGTGGAGGTAGCAGAGGATTCACTATCCTCAGATGAACATGGAGTTTCAACATTTGAAGAACGAGATGGTGAAGATTTTGCAGTGGATGAGGATGATAATGCCTGTAAAATAGCATTTTCAGAAAGTATGGATAATGACATGGATCCTAAACTTCATGTGGCTCAGTCTCCTGATGCTACTTCAAGGTGTTCAGATGTATGCGGTACAGGCTCTGTGGGCAGCCATTTGTCAATTGGTTCATTGGAGAAAGATACAGCTAAATCTTCTAGCCGGTCACATTCAACCCTGACAGATCCTAATTTTGTAGAGAATTATTTCAAG CATTCTCGACTGCATTTCATTGGGACTTGGCGAAATCGCTACCGCAAGCGCTTCTCAAATTTACCTGGAGCTAAAAGCAGTAAGGGCAACAATGATCATTCAGGGAAGAAGAAAACAATCATTCATATTGATATG GACTGCTTTTTTGTATCCGTCGTCATCAGAAATAGGCCAGAGCTGCACGATAAGCCAGTAGCAGTTTGTCATTCCGACAATCCTAAAGGAACTGCAGAAATATCATCTGCAAACTACCCTGCACGAAACTACG GGATAAAGGCTGGAATGTTCGTTAGAGATGCCAAAGCTCGGTGCCCTCACCTAACGGTTGTTCCTTATAACTTCGATGCATACGGGGAG GTTGCGGATCAGTTCTATGGTATTTTGCATAAATATTGCACTAAGGTTCAG GCTTTGAGCTGTGATGAAGCTTTTTTGGACATGACGGAATGCTTACACGATAATCCAGAGGAAGTTACAGAAAGAATGAGAAATGAGATTTTTGGTACAACAAAGTGCACTGCCAGTGCAGGTATTGCTGAAAACAGGCTCCTAGCCCGATTAGCCACCAGATCCGCAAAGCCGAACGGACAGTTATTTATTTCATCTGAGAAG GTTGATGATTATTTGAGTACCCTCCCTATCAAAGCACTTCCAGGCATTGGTTATACTGTTTCCGATAAACTGAAAAGCAAAGAAGTTGAACACTGTGGTCAGCTTCGCAACATTTCAAAG GATGCTCTCCATAAGGACTTCGGAAAAAAGATCAGTAATATGCTATGGAACTATTGCAGAGGAATTGATCATTCAGTTGTTGAAGCTGTTCAG GAAACAAAATCTGTGGGTGCCGAAGTCAATTGGGGAGTCAGATTTAATGAGAACAAAGAT GCTGATAATTTTCTAGTCAACCTCAGCAGGGAGGTTTCTTTACGCTTACAAGGATGTGGACTACAGGGCCGTACTATTACCCTTAAG GTGAAAACAAGAAGGAAAGGTGCTGGAGAGCCACTAAAATTCATGGGGTGTGGTGACTGTGAAACCATGAGTCGTTCTACCACG ATGACAGGTGCAACTGACAATTTAGTCACACTTCAGAGAATTGCAAGACAATTGTTTGCAGCTTTGCATGTTG ATGTGAAGGAAGTGCGGGGAGTTGGACTAAAAATGTCAAAGCTTGAGCATGCAGATTTAGGCCGCGGAG CACAACAAGGGAATATGCTTAAATCATGGCTTGGTTCATCATCTGAGAAGCTCAAGAAACAATGCAGCGAGAGAACCTGCTTTCTTGGGAATAGTGATGGTGCAG GAGCCACTACCAGTGAGGTGCGAAATTTGGGAAGCTCCAGACCATCACTTACAGGTGTTGCATCCCACTTGTCAAAGGTGAAGCTTACAAGTGGTAGGTCTACCAGAGTTCATGCCGCTGAGTTGCCACCATTATCTGAACTTGATTTGGAGGTCCTCAAGAACCTTCCTCCAGAGATAATATCTGAAATGAATGACATGTATAAGGGAGAATTGCATGGTTTTCTGGGCACGATAAAGGGCGAtgaaggcaaggaaagcaattcaaaATCTTGTGTTTTACCTGCCGTTAACCAGAACTCTGTACCTGTTTGTAATGCGAGGTTACACCAGTATGGAGAGCGCACTGACTCCATGCATTTGGAAAAACGGAATAATATTAAG GGGGCATCAGACCAGGAAGTTCAAACTGCCCATGCTTCGTGCTCAAGAGCCAATGAATTGATTGATACAGAGAGTGTCACACGGCTTGATTTCATGCCTAATTCTCTAAGCCAGGCAGACTTCACAGTTTTGCAGGAATTACCCGAGGATGTCAGGGCTGATTTGTTCAATGTGATTCCATTACATAGGCCAATAGATCCTACATGCTGCACTTCAAATGTTACTGAAAATAAATCTCTGAAGAATGGAGGAACTGATGATCCAAAGAACCCAGTGATTTGTGTTCTGCCAGGAAGTTCTCAGAAATGGGCCGAACAGTTCAGAGTTAGCAGTTCCCTACTATTGAATGCCATTGCGGAGCAACACGCAAATTCTATCTCCAGTCAACCTTTATCTTCAATTTTAGAGCATGTTGCTTCCCTCCTCCCTCTGTGTCCTACCTCAGGTAGCGAAGAATGGAGCGACACACTCTCCCGACTCTCTGTTCTTCTTACAGAGTATATACACCTGAAAGTTGATTCTGATATTGAAGAGCTGTACAAATGCTTCCTTCTTTTGAAAAG GTTCTCGTCAGCATCTGAGCTTTTTCTGGAATTGCACAATAGCATTCTTCCCTTACTACAG GATTCCATCACTCAACATTATGGTGGGACACTGCGTCTCTAG
- the LOC123165771 gene encoding DNA repair protein REV1 isoform X1: protein MSTSSGRRSSPPARPEASSSGQKRARGDDDPGTSLVSNPDSASASAPAPAQNPRRGFASSPFADFGSYMSAKNSKLSAQFDADASTSAAPGALFAGVSIFIDGFTVPSSQELKEIMLNNGGRFVNYFSRHTVTHIICTHLPESKMRNMRAFSKGLPVVKPGWVVDSLAENRLLSWVPYQISQHNSSSRKQMKLSAFFSGKQNGIRYQSNQNDENKDLEFQTSSAQEGSRDQTESCEQEGPLLNVEVAEDSLSSDEHRVPLMNVEVAEDSLSSDEHEVPLMNVEVAEDSLSSDEHGVSTFEERDGEDFAVDEDDNACKIAFSESMDNDMDPKLHVAQSPDATSRCSDVCGTGSVGSHLSIGSLEKDTAKSSSRSHSTLTDPNFVENYFKHSRLHFIGTWRNRYRKRFSNLPGAKSSKGNNDHSGKKKTIIHIDMDCFFVSVVIRNRPELHDKPVAVCHSDNPKGTAEISSANYPARNYGIKAGMFVRDAKARCPHLTVVPYNFDAYGEVADQFYGILHKYCTKVQALSCDEAFLDMTECLHDNPEEVTERMRNEIFGTTKCTASAGIAENRLLARLATRSAKPNGQLFISSEKVDDYLSTLPIKALPGIGYTVSDKLKSKEVEHCGQLRNISKDALHKDFGKKISNMLWNYCRGIDHSVVEAVQETKSVGAEVNWGVRFNENKDADNFLVNLSREVSLRLQGCGLQGRTITLKVKTRRKGAGEPLKFMGCGDCETMSRSTTMTGATDNLVTLQRIARQLFAALHVDVKEVRGVGLKMSKLEHADLGRGAQQGNMLKSWLGSSSEKLKKQCSERTCFLGNSDGAGATTSEVRNLGSSRPSLTGVASHLSKVKLTSGRSTRVHAAELPPLSELDLEVLKNLPPEIISEMNDMYKGELHGFLGTIKGDEGKESNSKSCVLPAVNQNSVPVCNARLHQYGERTDSMHLEKRNNIKGASDQEVQTAHASCSRANELIDTESVTRLDFMPNSLSQADFTVLQELPEDVRADLFNVIPLHRPIDPTCCTSNVTENKSLKNGGTDDPKNPVICVLPGSSQKWAEQFRVSSSLLLNAIAEQHANSISSQPLSSILEHVASLLPLCPTSGSEEWSDTLSRLSVLLTEYIHLKVDSDIEELYKCFLLLKRFSSASELFLELHNSILPLLQYGWPSSPLLYHLWLSQT, encoded by the exons ATGAGCACCTCCTCCGGccgccgctcctcgccgccggcgaggccgGAGGCCTCCTCGTCCGGCCAGAAGCGGGCGAGGGGCGACGACGATCCCGGCACGTCGCTCGTTTCCAACCCcgactccgcctccgcctccgcccccgcccccgcccagaACCCTCGCCGGGGCTTTGCCTCCTCCCCGTTCGCCGACTTCGGGAGCTACATGTCCGCGAAGAACAGCAAGCTCTCCGCACAGTTCGACGCCGACGCCTCCACCTCCGCCGCGCCCGGGGCCCTGTTCGCGGGCGTCTCCATCTTCATCGACGGCTTCACCGTCCCCTCTAGCCAG GAGCTGAAGGAGATTATGCTGAACAACGGAGGCCGGTTTGTCAACTACTTCTCGAGGCACACGGTGACCCACATCATCTGCACGCACCTCCCGGAGAGCAAAATGCGGAACATGAG AGCATTCAGCAAGGGTCTTCCTGTTGTCAAGCCGGGGTGGGTGGTGGATTCCCTTGCAGAGAACCGGCTCCTCAGCT GGGTTCCATACCAAATAAGTCAGCATAATTCTTCAAGCCGAAAGCAGATGAAGCTTTCTGCTTTCTTTTCTGGGAAACAAAATGGAATACGGTATCAGAGCAATCAAAATGATGAAAACAAAGACCTTGAGTTCCAAACTTCTTCTGCTCAGGAGGGATCACGTGACCAAACTGAGTCTTGTGAACAGGAAGGGCCATTACTGAATGTGGAGGTAGCAGAAGACTCACTATCCTCAGATGAACATAGAGTTCCATTAATGAATGTGGAGGTAGCAGAGGACTCACTATCCTCAGATGAACATGAAGTTCCACTGATGAATGTGGAGGTAGCAGAGGATTCACTATCCTCAGATGAACATGGAGTTTCAACATTTGAAGAACGAGATGGTGAAGATTTTGCAGTGGATGAGGATGATAATGCCTGTAAAATAGCATTTTCAGAAAGTATGGATAATGACATGGATCCTAAACTTCATGTGGCTCAGTCTCCTGATGCTACTTCAAGGTGTTCAGATGTATGCGGTACAGGCTCTGTGGGCAGCCATTTGTCAATTGGTTCATTGGAGAAAGATACAGCTAAATCTTCTAGCCGGTCACATTCAACCCTGACAGATCCTAATTTTGTAGAGAATTATTTCAAG CATTCTCGACTGCATTTCATTGGGACTTGGCGAAATCGCTACCGCAAGCGCTTCTCAAATTTACCTGGAGCTAAAAGCAGTAAGGGCAACAATGATCATTCAGGGAAGAAGAAAACAATCATTCATATTGATATG GACTGCTTTTTTGTATCCGTCGTCATCAGAAATAGGCCAGAGCTGCACGATAAGCCAGTAGCAGTTTGTCATTCCGACAATCCTAAAGGAACTGCAGAAATATCATCTGCAAACTACCCTGCACGAAACTACG GGATAAAGGCTGGAATGTTCGTTAGAGATGCCAAAGCTCGGTGCCCTCACCTAACGGTTGTTCCTTATAACTTCGATGCATACGGGGAG GTTGCGGATCAGTTCTATGGTATTTTGCATAAATATTGCACTAAGGTTCAG GCTTTGAGCTGTGATGAAGCTTTTTTGGACATGACGGAATGCTTACACGATAATCCAGAGGAAGTTACAGAAAGAATGAGAAATGAGATTTTTGGTACAACAAAGTGCACTGCCAGTGCAGGTATTGCTGAAAACAGGCTCCTAGCCCGATTAGCCACCAGATCCGCAAAGCCGAACGGACAGTTATTTATTTCATCTGAGAAG GTTGATGATTATTTGAGTACCCTCCCTATCAAAGCACTTCCAGGCATTGGTTATACTGTTTCCGATAAACTGAAAAGCAAAGAAGTTGAACACTGTGGTCAGCTTCGCAACATTTCAAAG GATGCTCTCCATAAGGACTTCGGAAAAAAGATCAGTAATATGCTATGGAACTATTGCAGAGGAATTGATCATTCAGTTGTTGAAGCTGTTCAG GAAACAAAATCTGTGGGTGCCGAAGTCAATTGGGGAGTCAGATTTAATGAGAACAAAGAT GCTGATAATTTTCTAGTCAACCTCAGCAGGGAGGTTTCTTTACGCTTACAAGGATGTGGACTACAGGGCCGTACTATTACCCTTAAG GTGAAAACAAGAAGGAAAGGTGCTGGAGAGCCACTAAAATTCATGGGGTGTGGTGACTGTGAAACCATGAGTCGTTCTACCACG ATGACAGGTGCAACTGACAATTTAGTCACACTTCAGAGAATTGCAAGACAATTGTTTGCAGCTTTGCATGTTG ATGTGAAGGAAGTGCGGGGAGTTGGACTAAAAATGTCAAAGCTTGAGCATGCAGATTTAGGCCGCGGAG CACAACAAGGGAATATGCTTAAATCATGGCTTGGTTCATCATCTGAGAAGCTCAAGAAACAATGCAGCGAGAGAACCTGCTTTCTTGGGAATAGTGATGGTGCAG GAGCCACTACCAGTGAGGTGCGAAATTTGGGAAGCTCCAGACCATCACTTACAGGTGTTGCATCCCACTTGTCAAAGGTGAAGCTTACAAGTGGTAGGTCTACCAGAGTTCATGCCGCTGAGTTGCCACCATTATCTGAACTTGATTTGGAGGTCCTCAAGAACCTTCCTCCAGAGATAATATCTGAAATGAATGACATGTATAAGGGAGAATTGCATGGTTTTCTGGGCACGATAAAGGGCGAtgaaggcaaggaaagcaattcaaaATCTTGTGTTTTACCTGCCGTTAACCAGAACTCTGTACCTGTTTGTAATGCGAGGTTACACCAGTATGGAGAGCGCACTGACTCCATGCATTTGGAAAAACGGAATAATATTAAG GGGGCATCAGACCAGGAAGTTCAAACTGCCCATGCTTCGTGCTCAAGAGCCAATGAATTGATTGATACAGAGAGTGTCACACGGCTTGATTTCATGCCTAATTCTCTAAGCCAGGCAGACTTCACAGTTTTGCAGGAATTACCCGAGGATGTCAGGGCTGATTTGTTCAATGTGATTCCATTACATAGGCCAATAGATCCTACATGCTGCACTTCAAATGTTACTGAAAATAAATCTCTGAAGAATGGAGGAACTGATGATCCAAAGAACCCAGTGATTTGTGTTCTGCCAGGAAGTTCTCAGAAATGGGCCGAACAGTTCAGAGTTAGCAGTTCCCTACTATTGAATGCCATTGCGGAGCAACACGCAAATTCTATCTCCAGTCAACCTTTATCTTCAATTTTAGAGCATGTTGCTTCCCTCCTCCCTCTGTGTCCTACCTCAGGTAGCGAAGAATGGAGCGACACACTCTCCCGACTCTCTGTTCTTCTTACAGAGTATATACACCTGAAAGTTGATTCTGATATTGAAGAGCTGTACAAATGCTTCCTTCTTTTGAAAAG GTTCTCGTCAGCATCTGAGCTTTTTCTGGAATTGCACAATAGCATTCTTCCCTTACTACAG TATGGCTGGCCATCGAGTCCTTTGCTTTATCACTTATGGCTCTCACAAACATGA